One Niallia circulans DNA segment encodes these proteins:
- a CDS encoding 5'-nucleotidase C-terminal domain-containing protein — protein sequence MRGRKQAAFLASIFSTLALSVSIILPTSTKAESADNYSLTIMHMNDTHAHADLLPNMVTAIKEVRAEDPNALLFNAGDVFSGTLYFNQFKGQADLALLNMMNIDAMVFGNHEFDLGSGENGQKSLSEFAAKANFPFLSANVDFSSDAYMASKQNNTYTEAPEDGIVYDGMVKEVNGEKVGIFGLTTEDTANISSPVNVKFQNYIEKANEAVAAFEDMGINKIIAVTHIGYDSNPETGNDLLLAKYVDGIDVIVGGHSHTQLTAPVVVDQDETGAAKDKTVIVQAYQYSQNLGELKVDFDENGVVVGQTGQLIDVASKAADSEAAAVLAPYKSEIDSLTNQETGATAKKALTNPRLTDSAVSVRSNETELGNLVTDAMLAKTKERNENVVIAMQNGGGIRAAIDEGPITTGEVIAVLPFGNDPAVVQLSGDEIKQILEYSVRLAPAESGGFLHVAGMKFTYDSTKEAGSRVLTMQVKVNDQYEDIKADQTYLVTTNNFTAKGGDGYEVFAKAYQEGRVQDIGAIDWEQLRDYMVQNLNGEVNPQIEGRIIDTLGKEQEPETPGQEPETPGEEPETPGEEPETPVTDDDNNQDNDNGTETPVTDDNNNDNTSDDDNAGAVDDNKDNGSSDTDKNAQNQGSNTDKPGTSTNAGNALPNTATNMYTMILVGGLLLVSGIVVLIYRKVKHA from the coding sequence ATGAGAGGAAGGAAACAAGCGGCTTTTTTAGCAAGTATTTTTTCAACATTAGCATTATCGGTATCTATTATACTACCAACTAGTACAAAGGCAGAATCTGCGGATAATTATTCCTTAACGATTATGCATATGAACGATACCCACGCACATGCTGACCTTTTGCCAAATATGGTAACAGCGATTAAAGAGGTTCGTGCTGAAGATCCAAATGCACTATTATTTAATGCAGGAGATGTTTTTTCAGGAACTCTATATTTCAATCAGTTCAAAGGGCAAGCAGATTTAGCTCTCTTAAATATGATGAATATTGATGCAATGGTATTTGGAAATCATGAGTTTGACTTAGGTTCAGGAGAAAATGGCCAAAAGTCTCTATCTGAATTTGCAGCTAAGGCGAACTTTCCATTCTTAAGTGCAAACGTAGATTTCTCTAGTGATGCATACATGGCTAGTAAACAAAATAATACATACACAGAAGCTCCAGAAGATGGAATTGTCTATGATGGTATGGTTAAAGAGGTAAATGGTGAAAAAGTTGGTATCTTTGGTTTAACAACAGAGGATACAGCAAATATTTCTAGTCCTGTTAATGTGAAATTCCAAAACTATATCGAAAAAGCAAATGAAGCTGTTGCCGCATTTGAAGATATGGGCATTAATAAAATTATTGCTGTCACACATATCGGTTACGACAGTAACCCTGAAACGGGAAACGATTTACTGTTAGCTAAATATGTTGATGGTATTGACGTTATTGTTGGCGGACATTCTCATACACAATTAACTGCGCCTGTCGTTGTAGACCAAGATGAAACTGGTGCTGCAAAAGATAAAACAGTCATTGTCCAAGCATATCAGTATTCTCAAAATTTAGGAGAATTGAAAGTTGACTTTGATGAAAATGGTGTTGTCGTTGGTCAAACTGGCCAATTAATCGATGTTGCTTCTAAAGCGGCAGACTCTGAAGCTGCTGCAGTATTAGCACCATACAAATCTGAGATTGATAGCTTAACAAATCAAGAAACTGGGGCAACTGCAAAAAAAGCATTAACAAACCCACGTTTAACAGATAGTGCTGTTAGTGTCCGTTCTAACGAAACAGAATTAGGAAACCTTGTAACAGATGCAATGCTTGCAAAAACAAAGGAAAGAAATGAGAATGTTGTTATTGCGATGCAAAACGGCGGTGGAATCCGTGCTGCAATCGATGAAGGTCCAATTACAACTGGCGAAGTAATCGCAGTATTGCCGTTTGGTAATGACCCAGCAGTAGTCCAACTATCTGGTGATGAAATTAAACAAATTCTAGAATATAGTGTTCGTTTAGCACCAGCAGAAAGCGGCGGATTCTTGCATGTTGCTGGTATGAAATTCACGTACGACAGCACAAAAGAAGCTGGTTCTCGTGTATTGACAATGCAAGTAAAAGTAAATGATCAATATGAGGATATTAAAGCAGATCAAACTTACTTAGTAACAACAAACAACTTTACCGCAAAAGGTGGAGACGGTTACGAAGTATTTGCGAAAGCATATCAAGAAGGCCGTGTTCAAGATATCGGGGCAATTGACTGGGAGCAGCTTCGTGACTATATGGTCCAAAACTTAAATGGTGAAGTGAATCCTCAAATTGAAGGACGCATCATTGATACACTTGGCAAGGAACAAGAACCAGAAACACCTGGACAAGAGCCAGAAACGCCTGGAGAAGAGCCAGAAACACCTGGAGAAGAGCCAGAAACACCAGTTACGGATGATGATAATAACCAAGATAATGATAATGGAACAGAAACACCTGTCACTGATGACAACAACAATGACAACACATCAGATGATGATAATGCAGGAGCTGTAGATGACAACAAGGACAACGGATCATCAGATACAGACAAAAATGCTCAAAATCAAGGATCGAACACAGACAAACCGGGTACATCAACTAATGCAGGAAATGCATTACCGAA